A genomic stretch from bacterium includes:
- a CDS encoding IS1595 family transposase, with protein sequence KCGKHGKFSKIRKLPAWQCAWCGHHVHPMAGTPFEHTTTPLQKWFYAMYLFTTSRHGVPAKELQRQLSVTYKTAWRMGHEIRKYLGQVDGDDGLSGHVEIDETFIGGKGGHKDKHKKTIVMGMLQRNGMLMTKVVPDCKKSSLLPHIRQNIAAGSLLNTDEHVSYRQLANEGFQHVMVEHGKKQYVKGIHHVNGLESFWGILKRSIKGTYIHVSEKHMPKYLAEFEYRHNMRKHTEFMFERLLLSF encoded by the coding sequence AAGTGCGGCAAACATGGAAAGTTCAGCAAAATCCGCAAGCTGCCAGCTTGGCAGTGCGCCTGGTGCGGTCATCATGTCCACCCGATGGCAGGCACACCATTTGAGCACACTACAACGCCACTGCAAAAATGGTTTTATGCCATGTATCTGTTCACCACTTCACGCCATGGTGTTCCTGCTAAGGAGTTACAGCGCCAATTGAGCGTTACCTACAAGACGGCTTGGCGCATGGGACATGAGATTCGTAAGTATCTGGGTCAAGTTGACGGGGATGACGGGCTTTCTGGTCACGTAGAGATTGATGAAACCTTTATTGGTGGCAAGGGCGGTCACAAGGACAAGCACAAAAAAACCATTGTGATGGGTATGCTTCAGCGCAACGGGATGCTGATGACGAAGGTTGTGCCTGATTGCAAGAAAAGCTCTCTACTGCCTCATATACGCCAGAATATTGCGGCAGGTTCCCTGCTAAACACCGATGAGCATGTGTCCTATCGCCAACTAGCTAATGAGGGGTTCCAGCATGTGATGGTTGAGCATGGCAAGAAGCAGTATGTTAAGGGCATCCACCATGTGAACGGCCTGGAAAGTTTCTGGGGAATCCTCAAGCGTTCCATTAAGGGAACTTATATCCACGTATCGGAAAAGCACATGCCGAAATATCTGGCAGAATTTGAATACCGCCATAACATGCGGAAGCACACTGAATTTATGTTTGAACGGCTTTTGCTTTCATTCTAA
- the motB gene encoding flagellar motor protein MotB, translated as MADDAERPIIIKKIKKGGHGHHGGAWKVAYADFVTAMMAFFLLLWLLSATTEEQKKGIADYFTPTIGVAGEKGIGIEGGKTPTEDGTSKSDMTPPGVVFGAPPTGPIVKDPEEVKKDYEAESEAMKELETQLKNAISKDPGLGKFQDNLLIEQTPEGLRIQLVDQDKKPMFEAGSYILTSDAKEILKVLSPVLQQMPNRVSISGHTDSSNYGVNKAYTNWELSADRANATRRFLMNLNMPTNKIVVVSGKADMEPLLPNDRANPRNRRISLVLLHKNIYPYDVPATEELLDPALGNDKPAAVPAEAPAPAGEKPADESVVPQNAEGAKGEQPPGETKAE; from the coding sequence ATGGCAGACGATGCCGAAAGACCGATAATCATCAAAAAAATCAAGAAAGGCGGCCACGGGCATCATGGTGGAGCCTGGAAGGTGGCTTATGCCGACTTCGTGACCGCGATGATGGCGTTCTTCCTGCTGTTGTGGCTGCTTTCAGCCACGACAGAAGAACAGAAAAAGGGCATTGCGGATTATTTTACCCCGACCATCGGCGTGGCCGGTGAAAAGGGTATCGGGATTGAGGGCGGCAAAACGCCCACCGAGGACGGGACATCGAAAAGCGACATGACGCCACCGGGCGTGGTGTTCGGCGCCCCGCCGACAGGGCCGATCGTCAAGGACCCTGAAGAGGTGAAAAAGGATTATGAGGCCGAAAGCGAAGCCATGAAAGAGCTGGAAACCCAGCTGAAGAACGCCATCAGCAAGGACCCTGGGCTGGGTAAGTTCCAGGATAACCTGTTGATTGAACAAACGCCGGAGGGGCTCCGCATCCAGCTGGTGGACCAGGACAAGAAGCCGATGTTTGAGGCGGGCAGCTATATCCTGACCAGTGACGCCAAGGAAATCCTCAAGGTGCTTTCACCCGTGCTTCAGCAAATGCCCAACCGTGTTTCCATCAGCGGGCATACGGATTCATCCAATTATGGGGTGAACAAGGCCTACACGAACTGGGAGCTTTCCGCCGACCGCGCCAATGCCACGCGGCGCTTCCTGATGAACCTCAACATGCCGACCAATAAAATCGTGGTGGTGAGCGGCAAGGCAGACATGGAACCGCTTTTACCGAACGACCGCGCCAACCCGCGCAACCGCCGCATCAGCCTGGTGCTGCTGCATAAAAATATCTATCCGTACGATGTGCCCGCCACGGAAGAATTGCTGGACCCCGCGCTTGGCAACGATAAGCCCGCGGCTGTGCCGGCAGAGGCCCCTGCCCCGGCCGGAGAAAAACCTGCTGATGAATCAGTCGTTCCGCAAAACGCGGAGGGGGCGAAGGGTGAGCAGCCTCCAGGTGAGACCAAGGCCGAGTAA
- a CDS encoding FtsX-like permease family protein, producing MKPHDLTPFLKIAAAFALREARGGMKSMRLMLLAMALGVALITAIGVVRDSLFTGIEADSRTLLGGDISLSRTYQAARDDELAWMQKQGRVSHTVELRSMATLLDGPKEATPPTRLIELKAVDETYPLNGAVQLEPATPVHELLAERDGHFGVAVDRDLLKVMNANIGDRLRIGEKVVMIRAVLTREPDRVTNTYLLGPRVLASQAMLDASGLIAPGSIVTYRYRVALENPANAEAAVAGAQTLFAKGGWKMQTWHNAAPRLKELLDRLQRYIGLVGLAVLVTGGMGVANAVTAWFDRRQSNIAILKSVGTPMNVIAMTYAIQLLIAATLAVSIGMLAGCLAPGFFMPMFEGALPISPIWKYKPGFLVAVASFSLLTACTFGYWPLYRATQFRPAQIFRAGAGIVRGDAPVTLFHIIGYAAAIGLMALLAGKVVGDIKLTLVFASGVALGMVALAALATGIRWLASRMARQGRLEWRYALANLSRPHAPTASVILSLGMGTALLVAVMLMKDNMLRQVGGDLPEEAPTYFVLDIPEENLAAFESIGKDTAGISQVITYPAIHGRITAIKGMDAAHADITPEVNWAIQGDRVLSFSDEPPPESAVKQGTWWPKDYDGAPQLSITEDLAKGMHLKTGDQLTVEVLGQPITATVTSIRDVNWRNYRMNFALIFSPTTLSHLPHNYMATLKTRGEDADAAFLTAMSGAMPSVPVVRLKEALQDASALVMKIAQVVQAVALVATAMGIAVMATAIAATQSNRMFDHTMFKVLGATRRRILTMLATEFTVTGVSAVLAAWVLGSLATWVMMTEVMRSPFELSVATLLGTGFFALLTAVLLGLGLTWRLLTLRPLRVLRND from the coding sequence ATGAAGCCGCATGATCTAACGCCTTTTCTTAAAATCGCTGCGGCCTTCGCCCTGCGTGAGGCGCGTGGCGGCATGAAATCCATGCGCCTGATGCTGCTGGCCATGGCGCTTGGCGTGGCGCTCATCACCGCCATCGGCGTGGTGAGGGATTCGCTCTTCACCGGCATCGAAGCCGACAGCCGCACCCTGCTTGGTGGCGATATCAGCCTCAGCCGCACCTACCAGGCCGCGCGTGACGACGAACTGGCATGGATGCAAAAACAGGGCCGTGTGTCGCACACAGTGGAACTGCGCAGCATGGCCACCCTGCTGGACGGGCCGAAGGAGGCCACGCCCCCCACCAGGCTGATCGAGCTGAAAGCCGTGGACGAGACCTACCCATTGAATGGCGCGGTGCAACTGGAACCCGCTACCCCGGTTCATGAACTCCTCGCCGAGCGCGACGGCCATTTCGGCGTCGCCGTGGATCGCGATCTGCTGAAAGTGATGAATGCCAATATCGGTGACCGCCTCCGCATCGGGGAGAAAGTGGTGATGATCCGCGCCGTGCTCACGCGTGAGCCAGATCGTGTCACCAACACCTATCTGCTCGGCCCGCGCGTGCTGGCAAGCCAGGCCATGCTGGATGCCAGCGGGCTGATCGCCCCCGGTTCGATCGTGACCTACCGCTACCGCGTGGCGCTGGAAAACCCTGCCAATGCCGAAGCCGCAGTGGCCGGGGCGCAAACCCTCTTCGCCAAGGGCGGCTGGAAGATGCAGACCTGGCACAATGCCGCGCCGCGCCTGAAGGAACTGCTCGACCGCCTGCAGCGCTACATCGGCCTTGTCGGCCTGGCGGTGCTGGTCACTGGCGGCATGGGCGTGGCCAACGCCGTCACCGCCTGGTTCGATCGCCGTCAAAGCAACATCGCCATCCTGAAATCCGTTGGCACGCCGATGAATGTCATCGCCATGACCTATGCCATCCAGTTGCTGATCGCCGCCACGCTGGCCGTTTCCATCGGCATGCTTGCGGGCTGTCTGGCACCGGGCTTCTTCATGCCCATGTTCGAGGGCGCATTGCCGATATCGCCCATCTGGAAATATAAGCCCGGCTTTCTGGTCGCCGTGGCGTCATTTTCGCTGCTGACGGCCTGCACCTTCGGCTACTGGCCGCTTTACCGCGCCACGCAGTTCCGCCCCGCGCAGATATTCCGCGCCGGTGCGGGCATCGTCCGTGGCGATGCGCCGGTTACGCTGTTCCACATCATCGGCTATGCCGCCGCCATTGGCCTCATGGCGCTGCTGGCGGGCAAGGTGGTGGGAGATATCAAGCTGACGCTGGTATTCGCCAGCGGCGTCGCGCTCGGCATGGTCGCGTTAGCCGCGCTGGCCACCGGCATCCGCTGGCTTGCTTCACGCATGGCGCGGCAGGGCAGGCTGGAATGGCGCTATGCGCTGGCCAATCTCTCCCGCCCGCATGCGCCCACCGCCAGCGTCATTCTTTCGCTGGGCATGGGCACCGCTTTGCTGGTGGCCGTCATGCTGATGAAGGATAACATGCTGCGCCAGGTCGGCGGTGATCTGCCGGAGGAAGCGCCCACCTATTTCGTGCTCGACATCCCCGAGGAAAACCTCGCCGCCTTTGAATCCATCGGCAAGGACACCGCCGGCATCAGCCAGGTCATCACCTATCCCGCCATTCACGGCCGCATCACGGCCATCAAGGGCATGGACGCCGCCCATGCCGACATCACACCCGAGGTGAACTGGGCCATCCAGGGAGACCGTGTGCTGAGCTTCAGCGATGAACCCCCGCCCGAAAGCGCCGTGAAGCAGGGCACGTGGTGGCCGAAGGATTACGACGGCGCGCCGCAGCTTTCCATCACGGAGGATCTCGCCAAGGGCATGCACCTGAAAACGGGCGACCAACTGACGGTGGAAGTGCTGGGCCAGCCCATCACGGCAACGGTGACCAGCATCCGCGATGTGAACTGGCGCAATTACCGCATGAACTTTGCGCTCATCTTCTCCCCCACCACGCTCAGCCATCTGCCGCATAACTACATGGCCACGCTGAAGACACGGGGTGAGGATGCCGATGCCGCCTTCCTCACCGCCATGTCCGGCGCGATGCCGAGCGTGCCCGTGGTGCGCCTGAAGGAAGCATTGCAGGATGCCAGCGCGCTGGTAATGAAAATCGCCCAGGTGGTGCAGGCCGTGGCGCTGGTGGCCACGGCCATGGGCATCGCCGTGATGGCCACCGCCATTGCCGCCACCCAGTCCAACCGCATGTTCGATCACACCATGTTCAAGGTGCTGGGCGCCACGCGCCGCCGCATCCTCACCATGCTGGCCACCGAATTCACCGTCACGGGCGTATCCGCCGTACTGGCCGCATGGGTGCTGGGCAGTCTGGCTACCTGGGTCATGATGACGGAGGTCATGCGTTCACCGTTTGAGCTGAGTGTTGCCACGTTGCTCGGCACCGGCTTTTTTGCGCTGCTGACGGCGGTGTTACTCGGCCTTGGTCTCACCTGGAGGCTGCTCACCCTTCGCCCCCTCCGCGTTTTGCGGAACGACTGA
- a CDS encoding ATP-binding cassette domain-containing protein, with amino-acid sequence MVNSAKGGGGLSAAQSGPIELDLTDPVIRLQDVHLTMPGKSMPVNILRGVNLEVKRGETLAVVGPSGSGKTSLMMIMAGLERPTSGSVTVAGMDMVGANEDRLALFRQRAMGIVFQQFHLIPTMTALENVLVPLELLGRDNARERASELLARVGLDRRFDHFPSQLSGGEQQRVALARAFAAEPPILLADEPTGNLDLDTGTLVIEQLSDLQQQHNTTLVLITHNVHLANACERKVIIQDGMLFDSAAAEAMYEAA; translated from the coding sequence ATGGTCAATTCGGCCAAGGGGGGAGGTGGTCTCTCCGCAGCACAATCCGGCCCCATCGAGCTCGACCTGACGGACCCCGTCATTCGCCTGCAAGACGTACACCTCACCATGCCGGGCAAATCCATGCCCGTCAACATTCTGCGCGGTGTGAACCTGGAAGTGAAACGGGGCGAGACGCTCGCCGTGGTCGGCCCTTCCGGTTCCGGCAAAACCTCGCTGATGATGATCATGGCCGGTCTGGAGCGCCCCACATCCGGCTCCGTCACTGTGGCAGGCATGGACATGGTAGGCGCCAATGAGGACCGTCTGGCCCTGTTCCGCCAGCGCGCCATGGGCATTGTGTTCCAGCAATTCCATCTCATCCCCACCATGACCGCGCTGGAAAACGTCCTTGTCCCGCTCGAACTCCTCGGCCGCGACAATGCGCGCGAACGCGCCAGTGAGCTGCTCGCCCGCGTCGGGCTCGATCGCCGTTTCGACCATTTCCCGAGCCAGCTTTCCGGCGGTGAGCAGCAGCGCGTCGCGCTGGCCCGCGCCTTCGCCGCCGAGCCGCCCATCCTGTTGGCCGACGAACCCACCGGCAACCTCGATCTCGACACCGGCACGCTGGTGATCGAGCAGCTTTCGGATCTTCAGCAGCAGCACAACACCACGCTGGTGCTCATCACCCACAACGTCCACCTGGCCAATGCCTGCGAGCGCAAGGTGATCATCCAGGACGGCATGCTGTTTGATTCCGCCGCCGCGGAGGCGATGTATGAAGCCGCATGA
- a CDS encoding arylesterase gives MRLSKLFIVLFFSLGGIFPALAEAPAAARPVIVAFGDSLSAGYRLPPTDSFPAQLQAALNAEGIDARVVNMGLSGDTTAGGVRRLESALAQKPQLVILELGANDALRGLPPAEAKKNLATLLEGFKKANVPVILAGMRAPRNLGPDYTKRFDAMYEELAEQYGARLYPFFLEGVAMNPSLNLDDGLHPNRQGVAIIVKGMVPLVKGQLKR, from the coding sequence ATGCGTCTTTCTAAGCTGTTTATTGTACTGTTTTTTTCGCTAGGCGGCATTTTTCCTGCCCTTGCGGAAGCCCCCGCGGCGGCCAGACCGGTTATCGTGGCATTTGGCGATAGTCTCTCGGCAGGCTACCGTTTGCCGCCGACGGATTCCTTTCCCGCGCAGCTTCAGGCTGCGCTGAATGCCGAGGGCATCGATGCGCGGGTGGTGAATATGGGCCTTTCGGGCGATACAACGGCGGGCGGCGTTCGGCGTCTGGAGAGCGCGCTGGCGCAAAAGCCGCAACTGGTGATCCTTGAGCTTGGCGCCAATGATGCGCTGCGCGGGCTGCCACCGGCGGAGGCAAAGAAAAACCTGGCAACCCTGCTGGAAGGCTTCAAAAAAGCCAATGTGCCGGTGATTCTGGCAGGCATGCGCGCACCGCGCAATCTGGGGCCGGATTATACGAAGCGGTTCGATGCCATGTATGAAGAACTGGCCGAGCAGTATGGCGCCAGGCTTTACCCGTTTTTTCTGGAAGGCGTGGCAATGAACCCCTCGCTGAACCTGGATGACGGACTGCACCCCAACCGGCAGGGCGTGGCCATCATCGTCAAAGGCATGGTGCCTCTGGTAAAAGGGCAGCTGAAACGGTAA
- a CDS encoding VacJ family lipoprotein encodes MFEGNDCMTTAKQGMKTLLATVMCVALVGTAAPVDVFAAPVKRAAKPAPAPAASAPADSDRMDESYADANVEVYDPIEPVNRAIQGFNDVVDTILLHPVAVGYRNVVPQPARESVTHALQNLNEPVNAVNALLQGDTYHMFASIWRFVLNSTLGIGGLFDFAGTNAGLKYRKEDFGQTFGHYGSGPGPYIVLPIIGPSNLRDTFGLALDIAANPFTWGLEPAVNYVRAGATVVDTRERNLDFTDDVARTSFDPYATYRSAYTQYRVKQINTTTIGWQPANTPRCH; translated from the coding sequence ATGTTTGAGGGCAATGACTGCATGACGACGGCTAAACAAGGAATGAAAACGCTTCTCGCAACCGTGATGTGCGTGGCGCTGGTGGGCACGGCCGCACCGGTGGATGTATTTGCGGCCCCCGTCAAGCGCGCGGCAAAGCCCGCTCCTGCGCCTGCTGCCTCCGCCCCCGCTGACAGCGACCGGATGGACGAATCCTACGCCGATGCGAATGTCGAGGTCTATGATCCGATCGAGCCGGTCAACCGCGCCATTCAGGGCTTCAACGATGTGGTGGACACCATTCTTCTGCACCCGGTTGCCGTGGGTTACCGCAACGTGGTGCCGCAGCCTGCGCGTGAAAGCGTCACCCATGCGCTGCAAAACCTGAACGAGCCGGTTAACGCCGTCAACGCCCTGCTTCAGGGTGATACCTACCACATGTTCGCCAGCATCTGGCGCTTCGTGCTCAATTCCACGCTCGGCATCGGTGGCCTGTTTGATTTCGCCGGCACCAATGCCGGCCTGAAATACCGCAAGGAAGATTTCGGCCAGACCTTCGGGCATTACGGCTCCGGCCCCGGCCCCTACATCGTGCTGCCGATCATCGGCCCGTCCAACCTGCGCGATACGTTCGGCCTGGCGCTGGATATCGCCGCCAACCCCTTCACCTGGGGGCTTGAGCCAGCCGTAAACTACGTGCGTGCCGGTGCAACGGTTGTCGATACGCGTGAGCGTAATCTCGATTTCACCGACGACGTCGCCCGCACCTCGTTTGATCCCTATGCGACCTACCGCAGTGCTTATACGCAATACCGTGTGAAGCAGATCAACACCACCACCATTGGTTGGCAACCGGCGAACACGCCCCGCTGCCACTAA
- the metF gene encoding methylenetetrahydrofolate reductase [NAD(P)H] produces MPDISRLISHNTSLPPKVSFEFFPPQSDEMQRQLWGCIERLGRLNPSFVSVTYGAGGTTRERTHATVERIIRETHLQPAAHLTCVGASKEDILHVARRYWQAGVRHIVALRGDPPAGPVGSGKYTPHPGGYAYADQLVAGLKSVADFHVSVAAYPEIHPEAPSAQFDIDHLRRKVDAGADSIITQYFFDVDMFLRFMDKVRAAGIFVPVIPGILPVTNVQQMVKFSTMCGTKVPAWITDIFTGLDNDPTTRQLVAASIAIEQCRLLQRAGYDALHFYTLNRAELVLAICHLLGIRPGHEGADGRRIA; encoded by the coding sequence ATGCCCGATATTTCCCGGCTTATTTCGCACAATACCTCGCTGCCTCCCAAGGTTTCCTTCGAGTTTTTTCCTCCACAGAGCGACGAGATGCAGCGGCAGCTCTGGGGCTGCATTGAGCGGCTGGGCAGGCTGAACCCGAGTTTTGTTTCCGTGACTTACGGCGCGGGCGGCACCACGCGTGAGCGCACGCATGCCACCGTGGAGCGCATCATCCGCGAAACGCACCTGCAACCCGCGGCCCACCTCACTTGCGTGGGGGCGTCGAAAGAGGATATTCTGCATGTGGCGCGGCGCTACTGGCAGGCAGGCGTGCGGCATATTGTGGCCCTGCGGGGAGACCCGCCAGCAGGACCTGTCGGCAGCGGAAAATATACGCCCCACCCCGGCGGTTATGCCTATGCCGACCAGCTGGTTGCAGGGCTGAAATCGGTGGCGGATTTTCATGTGAGCGTGGCTGCCTACCCCGAAATCCACCCGGAAGCCCCCAGCGCGCAATTCGATATTGACCATTTGCGCCGAAAAGTGGACGCAGGTGCCGACAGCATCATCACGCAATATTTCTTCGATGTGGACATGTTCCTGCGCTTTATGGACAAGGTGCGCGCGGCAGGCATTTTCGTGCCGGTGATACCCGGCATCCTGCCGGTGACGAATGTGCAGCAGATGGTCAAGTTCAGCACCATGTGCGGCACCAAGGTTCCTGCCTGGATCACGGATATTTTCACAGGCCTTGATAATGACCCGACCACACGCCAGCTGGTGGCGGCGAGCATTGCCATTGAACAATGCCGTTTGCTCCAGCGCGCGGGCTATGACGCGCTGCATTTCTACACGCTCAACCGCGCCGAGCTGGTGCTGGCCATCTGCCATTTGCTGGGCATCCGCCCCGGCCATGAGGGGGCTGATGGACGGCGCATCGCTTAA
- a CDS encoding DUF1285 domain-containing protein, which yields MTRCISTRSTAPSWCWPSAICWASAPAMRGLMDGASLKQLPPLCNSHIRIDAEGNWWHNGTVFARPELVRLFSTILREEHGDYLLVTPVERCTVEVADLPFIAVDVERANGIITAMLNIGEKVEIGPEHTLGFDDKGPWVALWRGLRARLSRPAYYRLAEWAEETHDGGKGAWYVTSHGMSFRLDE from the coding sequence ATGACGCGCTGCATTTCTACACGCTCAACCGCGCCGAGCTGGTGCTGGCCATCTGCCATTTGCTGGGCATCCGCCCCGGCCATGAGGGGGCTGATGGACGGCGCATCGCTTAAACAGCTGCCGCCGCTGTGCAACAGCCATATCCGCATCGATGCGGAGGGTAATTGGTGGCATAACGGCACCGTGTTTGCACGGCCGGAGCTGGTGAGGCTTTTCTCGACGATTTTGAGAGAAGAACATGGCGATTACCTGCTGGTGACGCCCGTGGAGCGCTGCACGGTGGAGGTGGCGGACCTGCCCTTCATCGCCGTGGATGTGGAGCGTGCGAATGGCATCATCACCGCCATGCTGAATATCGGCGAAAAGGTGGAAATAGGCCCCGAACATACCTTGGGTTTCGATGACAAGGGCCCATGGGTTGCCCTGTGGCGCGGGCTGCGCGCGCGGCTTTCGCGCCCGGCCTATTACCGGCTGGCGGAATGGGCGGAGGAAACCCATGACGGCGGCAAAGGCGCGTGGTATGTCACCAGCCATGGCATGTCTTTCCGTTTGGACGAATGA
- a CDS encoding CCA tRNA nucleotidyltransferase produces the protein MGLFSRKREIVLPRFSPVPEWMGHDSLKALFAAFAAEGEQLWFVGGCVRDGLLGLPVSDIDMATTVLPDAMMEFLPKHGIKAVGTGVAHGTVTATFGKEHDPVQITTLRQDTACDGRHADVAFGTSVDEDAKRRDFTINAMYATADGEIIDPTGGLHDLEKRMIRFVGNADDRVREDGLRMLRFFRFWSRFGERVPDKMAMRAIKLHHKMVNALSGERIREEMGKLLLTQNAVLALDWMSQVKLWVPIFGMKQLFLQRLVKLQSHPLAPREWILFLTAILPRDKELGEWVGERWKLSRKERNLLAVWQSPLPSPRMGDAELKMLLRAHGRYIVLGQLWLLWADGVLPANRLQYLLEIAQGWEAPVFPLTGKDLQKLGFREGKELGIALKQLETSWEADGYSPDKKALLEMAKKILGKAA, from the coding sequence ATGGGATTGTTTTCACGCAAGCGCGAAATCGTTTTGCCCCGCTTTTCTCCCGTGCCGGAATGGATGGGGCATGATTCGCTGAAGGCGCTGTTTGCTGCTTTTGCAGCGGAAGGGGAACAGCTTTGGTTCGTCGGCGGCTGTGTGCGCGACGGGCTGCTGGGATTGCCGGTGTCGGACATCGACATGGCCACCACCGTCCTGCCCGATGCGATGATGGAATTTTTGCCCAAACACGGCATCAAGGCGGTGGGAACGGGTGTTGCGCACGGCACGGTAACGGCGACCTTCGGCAAAGAACATGACCCCGTGCAGATCACCACGCTGCGGCAGGATACGGCCTGCGACGGCAGGCATGCGGATGTGGCGTTCGGCACCAGCGTGGACGAGGATGCCAAGCGGCGTGATTTCACCATCAACGCCATGTATGCAACAGCCGATGGCGAAATCATTGACCCCACCGGCGGGCTGCATGACCTGGAAAAACGGATGATCCGGTTCGTCGGCAATGCGGATGACCGGGTGCGGGAGGATGGGCTGCGCATGCTCCGCTTCTTCCGCTTCTGGAGCCGATTCGGCGAGCGTGTGCCGGACAAGATGGCCATGCGGGCCATCAAGCTGCATCACAAGATGGTCAACGCCCTTTCGGGAGAGCGCATTCGCGAGGAGATGGGCAAGCTGCTGCTGACGCAAAACGCGGTGCTGGCGCTGGACTGGATGAGCCAGGTAAAATTATGGGTGCCGATTTTCGGCATGAAGCAATTGTTTTTGCAGCGGCTGGTGAAACTGCAATCTCACCCATTAGCCCCGCGTGAATGGATTTTGTTCCTCACCGCCATTCTGCCGCGTGACAAGGAGCTTGGCGAATGGGTGGGCGAGCGCTGGAAACTGAGCCGCAAGGAACGCAACCTGCTGGCCGTATGGCAATCCCCCCTGCCCTCGCCGCGCATGGGCGATGCGGAACTGAAAATGCTGCTGCGCGCGCATGGACGTTACATCGTGCTGGGGCAGCTCTGGCTGCTTTGGGCGGATGGTGTGCTGCCCGCCAACCGGCTGCAATATCTGCTGGAAATTGCGCAGGGATGGGAAGCGCCGGTATTTCCGCTAACGGGCAAGGATTTACAGAAGCTTGGCTTCCGTGAAGGCAAGGAACTTGGCATTGCGCTGAAACAGCTTGAGACGAGCTGGGAAGCGGATGGCTATAGCCCCGACAAGAAAGCGCTGCTGGAAATGGCTAAGAAGATACTTGGTAAAGCTGCCTAA
- the phoB gene encoding phosphate regulon transcriptional regulatory protein PhoB has protein sequence MQPKVLVIEDEDAIVTMLKYNLEQDGFTVYSAGDGEEGLLMVSEKMPDVIVLDWMLPSMSGVEVCRQLRRNQQTKNIPVIMLSARGEEEDKIRGLDCGADDYMTKPFSPTELVARIRAVFRRIRPALAEKTISYADVNMDLAAHRVVRGGQDVHLGPTEFRLLQFLMEHPGRVFSREQLLDAVWGHDIYVELRTVDVHIRRLRKALSIDDRAPDLIRTVRSAGYALEVNDGKSEMSEAFA, from the coding sequence ATGCAACCCAAAGTACTGGTGATTGAAGACGAAGATGCCATCGTCACCATGCTCAAATACAATCTCGAGCAGGATGGTTTCACCGTCTACAGTGCGGGCGACGGCGAAGAGGGGCTCCTCATGGTCTCCGAGAAAATGCCCGACGTCATCGTGCTGGACTGGATGCTTCCCTCCATGTCGGGCGTTGAGGTGTGCCGCCAGTTGCGCCGCAACCAGCAGACCAAGAACATCCCCGTCATCATGCTCTCCGCCCGCGGGGAGGAAGAAGACAAGATCCGCGGCCTCGATTGCGGCGCGGATGATTACATGACCAAGCCCTTCTCTCCTACCGAGCTGGTGGCTCGCATCCGTGCGGTTTTCCGCCGCATCCGCCCCGCTTTGGCAGAGAAGACCATCAGCTATGCCGACGTGAACATGGACCTTGCCGCCCACCGCGTGGTGCGTGGCGGGCAGGATGTGCATCTCGGTCCGACCGAGTTTCGCCTGCTGCAATTCCTGATGGAACATCCCGGCCGCGTCTTCTCGCGCGAACAGTTGCTCGATGCCGTCTGGGGCCATGACATTTACGTGGAGCTTCGCACCGTGGACGTGCACATCCGCCGTCTCCGCAAAGCCCTTTCCATTGACGACCGCGCGCCGGATCTCATTCGCACCGTGCGCAGCGCCGGTTACGCGCTGGAGGTCAATGACGGCAAGTCGGAGATGTCTGAAGCGTTCGCATAA